CTGATTTTCTTGGATTCGAAGATAGTAGTTATTTCACAAAACTGTTTAAAAAATATGAAGGGATAACCCCTAAAGAGTATAAGATAAAAATATTAAAATAAAAATAGGGACTGTTGTAACTTCTATTATGACAGTCCCTATAAACTTATTTTGTATTTTCTACATATAATTTTTTAGCAGCAATAGGAAATAGTTCCCAAGGAATATGTTTCTCTTTAAATTCAACTATTAAATTTAATCCTGGTGTAATATGTTCAAAAATTTCTTGATAAGCTGTACAAAAATAACTAATTCTTTCATTAGAATCTTTTAAATTAACAAATCTATGTTTAGGACATCCTCCATGGCATAATTCTAACCATTTACATTCTTTACATTTAGAACAGATATCTTTTTTCTTATCAGAAAGTAATTTTGTTTTCTCTTCTATTTCATTTAAGCTTAGATCATTGAAATTTCCAATTTTAAACTCTTTTTCAGGATATACAAAATGGTCACATTGATATAAAGTTCCATCACTTTCTACTGCAACATTATTTCCACCACAACACTCTTTAAATATGCAAAGAGTTTGTTCATAACCTGAAAATCTAGCAAGTAAAGAATCAAACATACGAATAGAAATCTTTGTTACATCTTCTTTTATCCATTCATCAAAAATTGTATTCATAAAACTTGCATAGGCAAGTGGATCAACTGAAAAATCAGTAGGTATAGCTTCGAAATTTTTATCATCTATCCAACTTGGTTTAAAATTTTTATCAATATCTTTAGTTTCTATTACAGGTATAAATTGTATAAATTTAGATCCAATAGATTTTAAAAATCTATATATTTCAAGAGGATATTTTACATTAAAGTTATTAACAACTGTTAAAGTATTATATTCAACCCCATATTCCTCAAGAAATCTTAATCCTTTGCTAACTTTTCTAAAAGTAGAGACGTTAGTTATTGTTCTTCTGTAAATATCATGAAACTCTTGGTCACCATCAATTGAGATCCCTACTAAAAATTCATTTT
The uncultured Fusobacterium sp. DNA segment above includes these coding regions:
- a CDS encoding anaerobic sulfatase maturase — translated: MVNFMIKPTSFQCNIACKYCFYLEKENFMLPEGQKKAKYMDIETAKKFIEKRITEDKNTDIYFTWQGGEPLLAGLDFYKAVVSYQKELGKLFNKKIHNAIQTNGILIDEQWAKFLKKNEFLVGISIDGDQEFHDIYRRTITNVSTFRKVSKGLRFLEEYGVEYNTLTVVNNFNVKYPLEIYRFLKSIGSKFIQFIPVIETKDIDKNFKPSWIDDKNFEAIPTDFSVDPLAYASFMNTIFDEWIKEDVTKISIRMFDSLLARFSGYEQTLCIFKECCGGNNVAVESDGTLYQCDHFVYPEKEFKIGNFNDLSLNEIEEKTKLLSDKKKDICSKCKECKWLELCHGGCPKHRFVNLKDSNERISYFCTAYQEIFEHITPGLNLIVEFKEKHIPWELFPIAAKKLYVENTK